In Microcoleus sp. FACHB-672, one DNA window encodes the following:
- a CDS encoding aminopeptidase P N-terminal domain-containing protein, translating into MQAEYRQRREQLMAKIGTGTAIFRSAPTAVMHNDVEYVYRQESDFFYLTGFNEPEAVLVLAPHHEEHKFVLFVQAKDPEKEIWTGYRAGVEGAKELYGADEAYPIAELEEKLPKYIQDSDRIYYRLGRDRGFNETILKHWQRFMGMYPKRGKGPIAIEDPSPILHAMRQIKSPAELDLMRKAAVISIEAHNYAREIAKPGRYEYEIQAEMEHIFRLRGGNGPAYPSIVASGENACVLHYIENNRQLQENDLLLIDAGCAYGYYNADITRTFPVSGKFTSEQRAIYEIVLEAQSQAMEQVKPGNPWNQMHDAAVRVIVEGLLELGLLDGDIEEIIKEEKYKPFYMHRTGHWLGLDVHDAGVYQHGEQAQTLQPGQVLTVEPGIYINPNIKPAEGQPEVESRWRGIGIRIEDDVLVTSNGQEILTAGVPK; encoded by the coding sequence ATGCAAGCAGAATACCGGCAGCGTCGTGAGCAGTTGATGGCGAAGATAGGCACCGGCACTGCAATCTTTCGCAGTGCACCAACAGCCGTGATGCACAATGATGTGGAATATGTTTACCGGCAGGAAAGTGATTTTTTCTATTTAACAGGGTTTAATGAACCGGAAGCCGTTCTAGTTTTAGCCCCCCATCACGAAGAACACAAGTTTGTGTTATTCGTACAAGCGAAAGATCCGGAGAAAGAAATATGGACGGGATATCGTGCCGGCGTCGAAGGCGCAAAAGAACTTTATGGCGCGGATGAGGCATATCCCATCGCCGAATTAGAAGAAAAACTGCCTAAGTATATACAAGATTCAGACAGAATTTATTATCGTTTAGGGCGAGATCGCGGTTTTAATGAAACAATTCTTAAACACTGGCAGCGCTTCATGGGGATGTATCCCAAGCGCGGAAAAGGGCCAATTGCGATTGAAGATCCAAGCCCTATTTTACACGCAATGCGGCAGATTAAAAGCCCTGCCGAATTAGATTTGATGCGAAAAGCTGCGGTGATTTCGATTGAAGCGCATAACTATGCACGAGAAATTGCGAAACCAGGACGCTATGAATACGAAATTCAGGCAGAAATGGAACACATTTTTCGTTTGCGGGGTGGCAACGGGCCGGCTTATCCCTCAATTGTTGCCTCAGGCGAAAATGCGTGTGTTCTGCATTATATCGAAAATAACCGGCAGCTACAAGAGAATGATTTACTCCTCATAGATGCCGGCTGCGCTTACGGTTACTACAACGCCGATATTACCCGCACATTTCCAGTTAGCGGCAAATTTACCTCCGAACAACGGGCAATTTATGAGATTGTATTAGAAGCACAATCGCAAGCGATGGAACAAGTTAAACCAGGAAATCCTTGGAATCAAATGCACGATGCAGCCGTGCGAGTGATCGTAGAAGGATTGCTGGAATTAGGATTGCTAGATGGTGATATAGAGGAAATTATCAAAGAGGAGAAATACAAACCATTCTATATGCACCGCACAGGACACTGGTTAGGGTTAGATGTCCATGATGCCGGTGTTTATCAACATGGGGAGCAAGCGCAAACATTGCAACCCGGACAAGTGCTAACAGTTGAACCGGGAATTTATATTAACCCCAATATTAAACCGGCAGAAGGACAACCTGAAGTTGAGAGCCGGTGGCGTGGTATTGGCATTCGCATAGAAGATGATGTTTTAGTAACATCAAATGGGCAGGAAATTTTGACTGCCGGCGTGCCAAAGTAG
- a CDS encoding DUF3352 domain-containing protein, giving the protein MLQRIALPLLSVLVIGPTAALAQPAALEEPAIPAPAVTKVLPADIVGVLLLNTTKDNWGTLNRFNPLPFELSGPGFLPLLPAGTNFSADVQPWVGEWAAVALMIPQPPTEGELPNFADSTLTVASVTDVEGVNAYVAKVRETQAEPPIEREYNGVTILEWPAQEPPVLEEPVEAPLPTESPETLPEEELPAPTPSPEGEQSPPATNPPQSLSFFSRFLPSSTLPLPLARFLPAQSQQIAVGSEPSEPEEVPEPVPLGRAGLAIAVLPGYFATSTTGKAIEQFIDSQAGIKPLAEAAKFQRTLKHPQFSTSLMVGYSNIASAAQIVPTVSLPTPPEGSLPLPLPSGEFYTALLKNLAETYDTLEGFVWVQPEGIRAQSAAYYTTPNPENATELTPNGDGILAKLPASTYMSSSSRNFQKQWSRMVKLYGEEGQSFLDIFRDGIRSVTGLDLEEDIISWMDGEFSLFFFPSAQGLFPQAAPAFKLGMGLMIQTSDRPAAERMLNQLEESVTTSSGSTVSITRREGSSPLTSWEAPMPGKAPQSFFAYRWADDNTLILTSGSGPMSLLTPEPSQPLANSYIFQTATESFPRPNEGYFYLNWGATLSFIYTFFPLDDSESSRFIKQGLGMIRSFSGSNSATPEKEQSDILFVIAPAQ; this is encoded by the coding sequence TTGTTACAGCGCATTGCATTACCTCTGCTTTCAGTTCTGGTAATTGGCCCAACCGCAGCCCTCGCTCAACCGGCAGCCCTCGAAGAACCCGCCATCCCTGCGCCTGCCGTAACAAAAGTCTTGCCGGCGGATATCGTCGGTGTACTGCTACTCAATACCACCAAAGACAACTGGGGCACCTTAAATCGATTTAATCCCCTGCCCTTCGAGCTTTCTGGGCCAGGTTTTCTACCTCTATTGCCGGCAGGGACTAACTTTTCCGCAGATGTCCAACCTTGGGTGGGCGAATGGGCCGCCGTCGCACTGATGATCCCCCAACCACCGACAGAGGGAGAATTGCCCAATTTTGCCGACAGCACTCTAACGGTTGCGTCGGTGACAGATGTGGAAGGTGTTAATGCCTATGTCGCCAAAGTTAGAGAAACTCAGGCGGAACCCCCGATTGAGCGTGAGTACAATGGGGTTACAATTTTAGAGTGGCCGGCACAAGAACCCCCGGTTTTAGAGGAGCCGGTAGAAGCACCTCTCCCGACAGAATCACCGGAAACACTTCCGGAAGAAGAGTTGCCGGCACCAACCCCATCGCCGGAGGGAGAACAGTCGCCACCGGCAACGAATCCACCCCAATCCTTATCGTTCTTCAGTCGATTTTTACCCAGCAGTACTTTACCCCTGCCTTTAGCGCGATTTCTGCCGGCGCAAAGCCAGCAAATCGCAGTCGGAAGTGAGCCGAGTGAACCGGAGGAAGTCCCAGAACCCGTACCCCTTGGGAGAGCCGGTTTAGCAATAGCCGTCTTACCCGGATATTTCGCAACATCCACCACCGGCAAAGCCATCGAACAATTTATCGATTCTCAAGCCGGTATCAAACCCCTCGCCGAAGCCGCAAAGTTTCAGCGCACCCTCAAGCACCCGCAGTTTTCAACCTCATTAATGGTGGGATATAGCAATATTGCTTCCGCCGCCCAGATTGTCCCCACCGTCAGCCTTCCCACACCCCCAGAGGGAAGCCTCCCTTTGCCTCTACCTTCAGGCGAATTCTACACAGCTTTGCTAAAAAACCTAGCAGAAACTTACGACACTTTAGAAGGCTTTGTTTGGGTGCAACCCGAAGGAATTCGCGCTCAATCTGCTGCTTATTACACCACTCCCAACCCAGAAAACGCCACAGAACTCACACCCAATGGCGATGGAATTCTGGCAAAATTACCCGCCTCCACTTATATGTCAAGCAGCAGCCGCAATTTCCAAAAGCAGTGGAGCAGAATGGTAAAGCTATATGGTGAAGAAGGACAATCATTTCTAGATATATTCAGAGACGGCATCCGCAGCGTGACTGGGCTGGATCTCGAAGAAGATATTATCTCTTGGATGGATGGCGAATTCTCCTTATTTTTCTTCCCTAGCGCTCAAGGATTATTTCCCCAAGCCGCTCCAGCGTTCAAGCTCGGAATGGGATTGATGATCCAAACCAGTGATCGCCCCGCCGCCGAGAGAATGTTAAACCAGCTGGAAGAATCTGTAACAACATCATCGGGTAGCACCGTCAGCATTACCCGTCGGGAGGGATCGTCCCCCCTTACCAGTTGGGAAGCTCCCATGCCAGGAAAAGCGCCTCAAAGCTTTTTTGCTTACCGCTGGGCAGATGACAACACCCTCATCCTCACCAGCGGCAGCGGCCCGATGAGCTTGCTAACCCCCGAACCGAGTCAGCCTCTCGCCAACTCCTACATCTTCCAAACTGCTACAGAATCTTTCCCACGCCCGAATGAAGGCTACTTTTATCTCAACTGGGGCGCTACACTTTCATTTATTTACACGTTCTTTCCGCTCGACGACAGCGAGTCATCCCGTTTTATCAAACAAGGTTTAGGAATGATCCGCAGCTTCAGTGGTAGCAATTCCGCCACTCCAGAAAAAGAACAGTCAGATATTTTATTCGTCATAGCGCCGGCGCAGTAA
- a CDS encoding M20 family metallopeptidase — MLSQIKDLAKTLAPRLIEIRRHIHSHPELSGQEYQTAAYVAGVLSSCGIHVREAVGKTGVVGELQGEGTDNRLLAIRTDMDALPIIERTGLDYASRQSGIMHACGHDVHTTVGLGTAMVLSQLGIHLPGTVRFLFQPAEEIAQGAEWMVKDGVMENVTSIFSLHVFPSIPAGSVGIRHGALTAAADDIELIIIGESGHGARPHEAVDAIWIASQVITTLQQAISRTQNPLRPLVLTIGQISGGRAPNVIADQVKLLGTVRSLHPETRADLPAWIERIVANVCSAFGARYQLNYRRGVPSVQNDPILTQIVESAALEAWGCTHVQILPEPSLGAEDFSMYLEHAPGTMFRLGVGYPDKHNYPLHHPLFEVDESAIVTGVVTLAYAVYKYWQQH; from the coding sequence ATGCTCTCACAAATTAAAGACTTAGCAAAAACCTTAGCACCTCGCCTCATTGAAATTCGGCGGCACATCCACTCTCATCCAGAACTAAGTGGTCAAGAATACCAAACAGCGGCTTATGTTGCCGGCGTGCTCTCCTCCTGCGGCATCCATGTGCGAGAAGCCGTCGGAAAAACCGGCGTGGTTGGGGAACTGCAAGGTGAGGGCACAGATAACCGGCTGCTAGCGATTCGGACAGATATGGACGCATTGCCGATTATCGAACGCACCGGCTTAGATTATGCCTCTCGCCAGTCGGGAATTATGCACGCCTGTGGTCACGATGTGCATACAACCGTTGGTTTAGGAACCGCAATGGTGCTATCTCAACTCGGAATTCATCTGCCAGGAACCGTGCGCTTTTTATTTCAGCCGGCGGAAGAAATCGCCCAAGGTGCCGAGTGGATGGTGAAAGATGGGGTGATGGAAAACGTCACCAGTATTTTCAGCCTGCACGTTTTTCCCTCAATTCCTGCCGGTTCAGTAGGAATTCGGCATGGTGCATTGACAGCCGCCGCCGATGATATTGAGCTAATCATTATCGGCGAATCTGGGCACGGGGCGCGTCCCCATGAGGCGGTTGACGCGATTTGGATTGCCTCCCAAGTGATTACCACCTTGCAACAAGCCATTAGCCGCACCCAAAATCCTTTGCGCCCCCTCGTGTTAACCATTGGCCAAATTTCCGGCGGCAGAGCACCGAATGTCATTGCCGATCAGGTGAAATTGCTGGGAACCGTGCGCTCGCTTCATCCAGAAACTCGCGCTGATTTGCCGGCTTGGATCGAGCGGATTGTCGCCAATGTTTGTAGCGCTTTTGGGGCACGCTACCAGCTCAACTATAGGCGGGGAGTGCCTTCGGTGCAAAACGATCCGATTCTCACTCAAATCGTAGAGTCAGCCGCCCTAGAAGCCTGGGGTTGCACTCACGTCCAAATTCTACCCGAACCTTCCCTCGGTGCCGAAGATTTTTCGATGTATTTGGAACACGCCCCAGGCACGATGTTTCGGTTAGGTGTTGGTTATCCAGATAAACATAATTACCCTTTACATCATCCCCTATTTGAAGTAGATGAATCGGCAATTGTTACCGGCGTTGTTACTTTAGCCTATGCTGTTTATAAATATTGGCAGCAGCATTAA
- a CDS encoding DUF6753 family protein yields the protein MGKFPRKKCKKDVKRLRVTLEVAGRSALSGFCTFWVEPMEKRKFTD from the coding sequence TTGGGGAAGTTTCCCCGAAAAAAATGTAAAAAGGATGTCAAGCGTTTGAGAGTAACTCTGGAAGTAGCCGGAAGGTCAGCTTTATCAGGTTTTTGTACATTTTGGGTGGAGCCGATGGAAAAGCGTAAGTTTACAGATTAA
- a CDS encoding AAA family ATPase has product MSFNLAIPRSTGELLNLTINMGETLFVLGANGTGKSSIMQQLYNPHHANARRISAHRQTWFSSSEIDLSPQQKRSFESNIRSIDTTPESRWKDHYSEHRATIAIYDIIDAENVRARSIADAVRSDIKLAKTLSNKDTPIQIINEVLRLSNITITISIGENNQIVATKSGSSPYSIAELSDGERNALLIAANVLTVKSGTLVLIDEPERHLQRSIISPLLTLLLFKRDDCAFIVSTHDVMLPLDNPSSRTLLIRGCTYTGSSVSGWDADLVLPETEIDDDIKKDILGARRKILFIEGTERSLDKPLYSLVFPNVSIVAKSNCRDVEHTVSSIRDSANLHWVHAFGIVDNDRRPETDINRLKEKGIYALSVFSVESIYYHPHIQDLIAQRHASVIGGASSTYLDNAKTAAIQAINPHIQRLSEQTAEKAIREEFFRQLPKKTDISAGTPINVSINVPEYVTRERDRLENLLNDANLAVIISQYPVRETPALDKIAKELRFQNREQYEEAVRKLLLDNKEALTFVKSLFGTLASDIEAV; this is encoded by the coding sequence ATGTCCTTCAATTTGGCTATACCTCGCTCTACTGGTGAGCTACTCAATCTCACTATCAACATGGGGGAAACCCTGTTCGTTCTGGGTGCCAACGGTACTGGTAAGTCCAGCATAATGCAACAGTTATATAACCCTCATCATGCCAATGCGCGACGAATATCGGCACATCGCCAAACTTGGTTTTCTTCTAGTGAAATAGATTTATCGCCCCAGCAAAAGCGAAGCTTTGAATCCAATATCCGAAGCATAGATACCACTCCAGAGTCGCGCTGGAAAGATCATTACTCGGAACACCGTGCAACTATTGCAATTTATGATATCATTGATGCTGAAAATGTACGTGCTCGCTCAATTGCTGATGCAGTCCGTAGCGATATTAAACTGGCAAAAACTCTTTCAAACAAAGATACTCCTATACAGATTATCAACGAGGTTTTACGTCTTTCAAATATTACTATTACGATATCTATAGGTGAAAACAATCAGATAGTTGCAACTAAATCTGGAAGTTCTCCTTACAGCATTGCGGAACTTTCGGATGGTGAACGTAATGCTTTATTAATCGCGGCGAACGTACTGACTGTTAAAAGTGGTACTTTAGTGCTAATTGATGAGCCAGAGCGTCACCTTCAACGCTCCATCATTTCACCACTTCTGACACTTTTGCTCTTTAAGCGAGATGATTGTGCATTCATCGTATCTACACATGATGTGATGCTGCCCCTCGACAATCCTAGCTCACGTACATTGCTGATTCGGGGCTGCACCTACACTGGGTCTTCTGTAAGTGGTTGGGACGCAGATCTTGTTCTTCCCGAAACTGAGATTGATGATGACATCAAGAAGGATATCCTTGGTGCGCGTAGAAAGATTCTGTTTATTGAAGGCACTGAGCGAAGTCTTGATAAGCCGCTTTACAGTCTAGTGTTTCCAAATGTATCCATTGTTGCCAAATCAAACTGTCGAGATGTTGAACATACTGTTTCTAGCATCCGGGACTCTGCTAATCTTCACTGGGTTCATGCTTTTGGTATTGTTGATAATGATCGGCGGCCAGAAACTGACATTAATCGGCTTAAGGAGAAGGGCATATACGCCCTTTCAGTCTTCTCAGTTGAGTCGATATATTACCATCCACATATTCAAGACCTTATTGCACAGCGCCATGCAAGTGTTATCGGAGGTGCTTCTTCCACATACCTTGATAATGCTAAAACTGCTGCAATTCAGGCAATCAATCCACATATTCAACGCCTGAGTGAGCAAACTGCTGAAAAGGCAATTCGTGAGGAGTTTTTTCGGCAACTGCCTAAAAAAACAGACATTAGTGCTGGGACACCCATCAATGTTTCCATCAATGTGCCTGAGTATGTCACAAGAGAACGTGACCGATTAGAAAATTTACTTAATGATGCCAATCTGGCAGTAATCATTTCACAATATCCAGTTCGTGAAACACCTGCTCTAGACAAGATTGCAAAGGAGCTTAGATTCCAAAACCGTGAACAGTATGAGGAGGCTGTACGGAAACTATTATTGGACAACAAAGAGGCTCTAACGTTTGTGAAATCTCTCTTCGGTACACTGGCGTCTGATATTGAGGCAGTATGA
- a CDS encoding DUF5615 family PIN-like protein: MRLLLDECIDRKLAREFVGYEVKTVPQMGWGGVKNGQLLALAEAEFDVFITVDRNLSFQQNLPQFNIAVIVLQASSNRLGDLKSLAPKVLAILPTAAKGQATTVSA; the protein is encoded by the coding sequence ATGAGGCTCCTTTTGGATGAGTGTATTGACCGCAAACTTGCGAGAGAGTTTGTTGGGTATGAGGTGAAAACGGTTCCACAGATGGGATGGGGCGGAGTCAAAAATGGTCAACTTCTGGCCCTTGCTGAAGCAGAGTTTGATGTTTTCATAACAGTTGATCGCAACTTGTCGTTTCAACAGAATCTGCCACAGTTCAATATTGCGGTAATTGTTCTGCAAGCATCATCCAATCGTTTAGGGGATCTGAAATCTTTAGCACCAAAAGTTTTAGCTATTTTACCTACGGCAGCTAAAGGACAAGCTACGACAGTAAGTGCCTAA
- a CDS encoding DUF433 domain-containing protein, which translates to MLKDSSIISASPEIMGGTPVFAGTRVPIQTLLDYLKAGESIDDFLDGFPTVTREQVIALLEEAGKQLVGMGA; encoded by the coding sequence ATGCTTAAAGACTCCTCAATTATTAGCGCATCTCCTGAAATTATGGGCGGTACCCCAGTTTTTGCTGGTACTAGGGTTCCCATACAGACGCTTTTAGACTATCTTAAAGCCGGAGAATCAATTGACGATTTTTTAGATGGATTTCCAACTGTAACCAGAGAGCAGGTCATTGCTTTGTTGGAAGAAGCAGGGAAACAGCTTGTGGGCATGGGGGCATAG
- a CDS encoding photosystem II reaction center protein J, whose protein sequence is MSESGRIPLWVVATVAGLGVITIVGIFFYGAYAGLGSSL, encoded by the coding sequence GTGTCTGAAAGTGGCAGAATTCCTTTGTGGGTTGTCGCAACCGTCGCCGGCCTGGGTGTGATTACGATTGTAGGTATTTTCTTCTATGGTGCCTACGCCGGATTAGGTTCCTCTTTGTAG
- a CDS encoding photosystem II reaction center protein L: MPTRSPNPNNQPVELNRTSLYLGLLLIFCLGILFSSYFFN; encoded by the coding sequence ATGCCGACTCGCTCTCCCAACCCGAATAATCAGCCGGTAGAATTAAACCGGACATCCCTGTACTTGGGCCTGTTACTGATTTTTTGCCTGGGTATCTTGTTTTCCAGTTATTTCTTTAACTAA
- the psbF gene encoding cytochrome b559 subunit beta: MTTNRANEPVSYPIFTVRWLAVHTLGVPTIFFLGAIAAMQFIQR, from the coding sequence ATGACGACCAATCGAGCAAACGAGCCTGTTTCTTATCCCATTTTTACGGTTCGCTGGCTGGCAGTGCATACCCTAGGAGTGCCCACGATCTTCTTTTTGGGCGCGATCGCCGCCATGCAATTTATTCAACGATAG
- the psbE gene encoding cytochrome b559 subunit alpha has product MSGSTGERPFSDIITSVRYWVIHSITIPMLFVAGWLFVSTGLAYDVFGTPRPNEYFTQTRQELPIVQDRFESKQQIDQFINK; this is encoded by the coding sequence ATGTCTGGCTCAACAGGAGAACGTCCGTTTTCGGACATTATTACCAGTGTCCGCTATTGGGTGATTCATAGTATCACCATCCCCATGCTGTTTGTCGCCGGCTGGTTGTTTGTGAGTACAGGTTTGGCTTACGACGTATTCGGTACGCCTCGGCCTAATGAGTATTTCACCCAAACTCGCCAGGAATTGCCAATTGTGCAAGACCGCTTTGAGTCGAAGCAACAAATTGATCAATTTATCAATAAGTAG
- a CDS encoding photosynthesis system II assembly factor Ycf48 has product MQQKTINRYIDWTVIDSLIKPLKPLVLLLAAVLLCVGCSQVPSLSSSPWQVINLPSESNLQDIAFTSDPNHGWIVGSNATLLETTDAGQTWQEQRLDLDEEKALLTSVSFSGREGWIVGQPSVLLHTDDEGKSWNRILLSEKLPGAPNTILALGPKSAEMTTNVGAIYRTSDAGQNWKAMVQEAVGVVRNIQRSSNGGYVAVSAKGNFYSTWEPGQNAWIPHNRNSSRRVQNMGFSQDGRLWMLARGGQVQFSSAQNWEEWEEPLHPEVSTSWGLLDLAYRTPDEVWVAGGSGNLLCSFDGGKTWQKDREVENVPSNFYKIVFLSPQQGFIIGQQGILLKYQANAASA; this is encoded by the coding sequence ATGCAACAAAAAACGATTAACAGATATATAGATTGGACTGTGATAGACTCGCTCATCAAACCTTTGAAACCCCTTGTTTTATTACTAGCAGCCGTCCTGCTTTGTGTGGGATGTTCTCAAGTCCCCTCTCTCAGTTCCAGCCCCTGGCAAGTGATCAACCTGCCCAGTGAATCGAATTTACAAGACATTGCCTTTACATCTGACCCCAACCACGGTTGGATTGTCGGCAGCAATGCCACCTTACTAGAAACCACAGATGCCGGCCAAACTTGGCAAGAACAACGTTTGGATCTGGATGAGGAAAAAGCTTTATTGACATCGGTGAGCTTTTCTGGGAGAGAAGGATGGATTGTGGGACAGCCTTCCGTCTTGCTGCATACAGACGACGAGGGGAAGTCTTGGAATCGGATTCTCTTAAGTGAGAAGCTACCAGGTGCCCCTAATACAATTTTGGCACTTGGCCCGAAATCCGCTGAGATGACCACGAATGTGGGAGCAATTTACCGAACTTCAGATGCCGGCCAAAACTGGAAAGCGATGGTGCAGGAAGCCGTCGGTGTCGTGCGGAATATCCAGCGTTCCTCGAATGGGGGATATGTTGCCGTGTCTGCGAAGGGGAACTTCTACTCGACTTGGGAACCGGGTCAGAATGCCTGGATACCGCACAATCGCAACAGTTCCCGACGCGTCCAGAATATGGGATTTTCCCAAGATGGCCGGTTGTGGATGTTAGCCAGAGGTGGTCAGGTACAATTTAGCAGTGCCCAAAACTGGGAAGAGTGGGAGGAACCGCTGCATCCAGAGGTGTCCACTAGCTGGGGACTACTGGATTTAGCCTACAGAACACCCGATGAAGTTTGGGTTGCCGGCGGCAGTGGCAATTTGCTGTGCAGTTTTGATGGGGGTAAAACCTGGCAAAAAGACCGTGAGGTGGAGAATGTCCCCTCTAATTTTTACAAGATTGTCTTTTTGTCGCCCCAGCAAGGATTTATTATTGGTCAACAAGGTATTCTCTTGAAGTATCAAGCTAATGCCGCATCTGCCTGA
- a CDS encoding rubredoxin — MSPEAIDSQTLDRYECRACGYVYEPTKGDDGRQVPPGTPFTELPTDWRCPVCGVRTSQFYNIGAAGTASGFKENLGYGLGVNTLTPTQKNLLIFGGLALGLLFFLSLYGLQ, encoded by the coding sequence ATGAGTCCCGAAGCCATTGATTCCCAAACGTTAGACAGATACGAATGCCGAGCCTGTGGCTACGTTTACGAACCGACCAAGGGAGACGATGGGCGTCAGGTTCCGCCCGGAACGCCGTTTACAGAGTTGCCGACGGATTGGCGCTGCCCGGTGTGTGGGGTGCGAACCTCGCAGTTTTACAATATTGGCGCTGCCGGCACCGCCTCTGGATTTAAGGAAAATCTTGGTTACGGGCTAGGCGTCAACACACTCACTCCAACCCAGAAAAATCTGCTGATTTTTGGCGGACTGGCTCTTGGCTTGCTATTCTTTCTCAGCCTCTATGGCTTACAGTGA
- the ndhC gene encoding photosynthetic/respiratory NAD(P)H-quinone oxidoreductase subunit C, with protein MFVLSGYEYFLGFLLISSLVPLLALTASALLRPKGLGPERRTTYESGMEPIGGAWIQFNIRYYMFALVFVIFDVETVFLYPWAVAFHRLGLLAFIEALIFIAILVIALVYAWRKGALEWS; from the coding sequence GTGTTTGTCCTCAGCGGCTATGAATATTTCCTGGGCTTTCTGCTAATTAGCAGCCTCGTACCCTTATTGGCGTTGACGGCTTCTGCATTGCTGCGGCCCAAAGGTCTTGGCCCAGAACGGCGTACCACTTACGAGTCCGGCATGGAACCCATTGGAGGAGCTTGGATTCAGTTCAACATCCGGTACTATATGTTTGCTTTGGTCTTCGTGATCTTTGATGTTGAAACTGTTTTCCTCTATCCGTGGGCTGTGGCGTTCCACCGGCTGGGGCTGTTGGCTTTTATTGAAGCCCTGATCTTTATTGCAATTCTGGTGATTGCACTCGTGTATGCGTGGCGCAAAGGAGCCTTAGAATGGTCATGA
- the nuoB gene encoding NADH-quinone oxidoreductase subunit NuoB, which produces MNTNVTSPNTSGESGQLINPVGRPEITKELSENVILTSVDDLYNWARLSSLWPLMYGTACCFIEFAGMIGSRFDFDRFGLVPRASPRQADLIITAGTITMKYAPALVRLYEQMPEPKYVIAMGACTITGGMFSADSPTAVRGIDKLMPVDVYIPGCPPRPEAIMDAIIKLRKKVSNDSLQERGRLQQSHRFYSKAHNMKPVPEILTGSYLDSPTRQAPPKELTEAMGMPVPPALQSAKKEESRG; this is translated from the coding sequence ATGAACACTAATGTTACATCGCCCAACACTTCAGGGGAATCGGGGCAACTGATTAACCCGGTAGGCCGGCCAGAGATCACAAAAGAACTCTCGGAGAATGTGATTCTGACGTCGGTTGATGACCTCTACAACTGGGCGCGACTGTCTAGCTTGTGGCCCCTGATGTATGGGACGGCTTGCTGCTTTATTGAGTTTGCCGGCATGATTGGCAGCCGGTTTGACTTTGACCGTTTTGGTCTGGTGCCGCGTGCTAGTCCGCGCCAAGCCGATTTGATTATTACAGCTGGCACGATCACGATGAAATACGCGCCGGCATTGGTTCGCTTGTACGAACAAATGCCGGAACCAAAATACGTGATTGCAATGGGTGCCTGTACGATTACCGGCGGGATGTTTAGTGCCGATTCTCCCACCGCAGTGCGTGGAATCGATAAGCTGATGCCGGTGGATGTGTATATCCCTGGGTGTCCGCCGCGTCCGGAAGCGATCATGGATGCAATTATTAAGTTGCGTAAAAAGGTTTCTAATGATTCGCTACAGGAACGGGGCCGGTTACAGCAAAGCCACCGTTTCTACAGCAAGGCACACAATATGAAGCCGGTGCCCGAAATTTTAACCGGCAGCTATCTCGACTCCCCCACTCGCCAAGCACCGCCGAAGGAACTGACAGAAGCGATGGGGATGCCGGTGCCGCCAGCCCTTCAATCTGCTAAGAAGGAGGAAAGTCGTGGCTGA